In one Lysobacter alkalisoli genomic region, the following are encoded:
- the guaA gene encoding glutamine-hydrolyzing GMP synthase, protein MADIHSDKILILDFGAQYTQLIARRIREIGVYCEIWAWDHDPAEIAAWGAKGIILSGGPESTTEEGAPKAPQEVFDAGLPILGICYGMQTLAAQLGGETEAADAREFGHAEVQLVAHDALLGGLSDHPGESRIDVWMSHGDHVAKAPPGWTVTATTDRIPVAAMALEDKRWYGVQFHPEVTHTKQGTTLLRRFVAEICGCQTLWTAAHIIEDQIARVREQVGDDEVILGLSGGVDSSVVAALLHKAIGEQLTCVFVDTGLLRWNEGDQVMAMFAEHMGVKVIRVDAADRYFKALEGVADPEAKRKIIGNLFVEIFDEESSKLRNARWLAQGTIYPDVIESAGSKTGKAHVIKSHHNVGGLPEHMKLGLVEPLRELFKDEVRRLGVELGLPEPMVYRHPFPGPGLGVRILGEVKREYAELLAKADHIFIEELRRADLYDKTSQAFAVFLPVKSVGVVGDARAYEWVIALRAVETIDFMTAHWAHLPYDFLGRVSNRIINELRGISRVVYDISGKPPATIEWE, encoded by the coding sequence ATGGCCGACATCCATTCCGACAAGATTCTCATCCTCGACTTCGGCGCGCAGTACACGCAGCTGATCGCCCGCCGCATCCGCGAGATCGGCGTCTACTGCGAGATCTGGGCCTGGGACCACGACCCGGCCGAGATCGCTGCCTGGGGCGCGAAGGGCATCATCCTGTCCGGCGGGCCGGAATCGACCACGGAAGAGGGCGCGCCGAAGGCGCCGCAGGAAGTCTTCGACGCCGGCCTGCCGATCCTCGGCATCTGCTACGGCATGCAGACCCTGGCCGCGCAGCTGGGCGGTGAAACCGAAGCCGCCGACGCACGCGAGTTCGGCCACGCCGAGGTGCAACTGGTCGCCCACGACGCGCTGCTGGGTGGGCTCAGCGACCACCCCGGCGAGTCCCGCATCGATGTCTGGATGAGCCACGGCGACCACGTCGCCAAGGCGCCGCCCGGCTGGACCGTCACCGCGACCACCGACCGCATCCCGGTCGCGGCGATGGCGCTGGAGGACAAGCGTTGGTACGGCGTGCAGTTCCACCCCGAGGTCACCCACACCAAGCAGGGCACGACGCTGCTGCGTCGCTTCGTCGCCGAGATCTGCGGCTGCCAGACGCTGTGGACGGCCGCGCACATCATCGAGGACCAGATCGCCCGCGTGCGCGAGCAGGTTGGCGACGACGAGGTGATCCTCGGCCTGTCGGGCGGCGTCGACTCATCCGTGGTTGCGGCGCTGCTGCACAAGGCGATCGGCGAACAGCTGACCTGCGTGTTCGTCGACACTGGCCTGCTGCGCTGGAACGAGGGCGACCAGGTGATGGCGATGTTCGCCGAGCACATGGGCGTCAAGGTGATCCGCGTCGATGCCGCCGACCGCTACTTCAAGGCGCTCGAGGGCGTGGCCGACCCGGAAGCCAAGCGCAAGATCATCGGCAACCTGTTCGTCGAGATCTTCGACGAGGAATCCTCGAAGCTGCGCAATGCCAGGTGGCTGGCGCAGGGCACGATCTACCCGGACGTAATCGAATCGGCCGGCAGCAAGACCGGCAAGGCCCACGTCATCAAGAGCCACCACAACGTCGGCGGCCTGCCCGAGCACATGAAGCTGGGCCTGGTCGAGCCGCTGCGCGAACTGTTCAAGGACGAGGTGCGTCGTCTCGGCGTCGAACTTGGCCTGCCCGAGCCGATGGTCTACCGGCATCCGTTCCCGGGCCCGGGCCTGGGCGTGCGGATCCTCGGTGAGGTCAAGCGCGAGTACGCCGAGCTGCTGGCGAAGGCCGACCACATCTTCATCGAGGAACTGCGCCGGGCAGACCTGTACGACAAGACCAGCCAGGCCTTCGCGGTGTTCCTGCCGGTCAAGTCGGTCGGCGTGGTCGGCGACGCCCGCGCCTACGAGTGGGTGATCGCCCTGCGCGCGGTCGAAACCATCGACTTCATGACCGCACACTGGGCGCACCTGCCGTACGACTTTCTTGGCAGGGTTTCAAATAGAATTATCAATGAGTTACGCGGAATTTCTCGCGTTGTTTATGACATCAGTGGAAAGCCGCCGGCGACCATCGAGTGGGAGTGA
- the guaB gene encoding IMP dehydrogenase, translating into MLRIQAEALTYDDVSLVPAHSSVLPKDVSLTTRFTRDLDIRLPILSAAMDTVSEARLAIAMAQLGGISIIHKNMGAEAQAAQVARVKKFEAGVIKEPFTVRPETTIGEVLKLTRARNISGVPVVDGGQLVGIVTSRDMRFEKKLDDPVRHIMTKKDRLVTVAEGASDEEVLDLLHRHRIEKVLVVNDGFELRGLITVKDIQKKRDNPNAAYDSSERLLVGAAVGVGGDTEARIEALAAAGVDVVVVDTAHGHSQGVLERVQWVKKNFPQLQVIGGNIVTGDAALALMDHGADAVKVGVGPGSICTTRIVAGVGVPQVTAIDMVAEALQDRIPLVADGGIRYSGDIGKAIAAGASSVMIGGLFAGTEEAPGEVELFQGRSYKSYRGMGSLGAMEKGSKDRYFQDASDADKLVPEGIEGRVPYRGPLGNVVHQLAGGLRATMGYVGCATIEEMRKKPSFVRVTNAGSRESHVHDVQITKEPPNYRAG; encoded by the coding sequence ATGCTGCGCATCCAGGCTGAAGCGCTTACCTACGACGACGTCTCGCTCGTTCCGGCGCACTCCTCCGTCCTGCCCAAGGACGTGTCGCTCACCACCCGCTTCACCCGCGATCTCGACATCCGCCTGCCGATCCTGTCGGCGGCGATGGACACGGTCAGCGAGGCCCGCCTCGCGATCGCGATGGCCCAGCTGGGCGGGATCAGCATCATCCACAAGAACATGGGTGCCGAGGCGCAGGCCGCGCAGGTCGCCCGGGTCAAGAAGTTCGAAGCCGGGGTGATCAAGGAGCCGTTCACGGTCAGGCCGGAAACCACCATCGGCGAAGTGCTCAAGCTGACCCGGGCCCGCAACATCTCCGGCGTGCCGGTGGTCGACGGCGGCCAGCTGGTCGGCATCGTTACCAGCCGCGACATGCGCTTCGAGAAGAAGCTCGACGATCCGGTCCGCCACATCATGACCAAGAAGGACCGCCTGGTGACGGTGGCCGAGGGCGCTTCCGACGAGGAGGTGCTGGACCTGCTGCACAGGCACCGCATCGAGAAGGTGCTGGTGGTCAACGACGGTTTCGAGCTGCGCGGCCTGATCACGGTCAAGGACATCCAGAAGAAGCGCGACAACCCCAATGCCGCCTACGACAGCAGCGAGCGCCTGCTGGTCGGCGCCGCGGTCGGTGTCGGCGGCGATACCGAGGCCCGGATCGAGGCACTGGCCGCCGCTGGCGTGGACGTGGTGGTGGTCGACACCGCCCACGGCCATTCGCAGGGCGTGCTCGAGCGCGTGCAATGGGTCAAGAAGAACTTCCCGCAGTTGCAGGTGATTGGCGGCAACATCGTCACCGGCGACGCTGCGCTGGCGCTGATGGATCACGGTGCGGACGCGGTCAAGGTCGGCGTCGGCCCGGGCTCGATCTGCACCACCCGCATCGTCGCCGGCGTCGGCGTGCCGCAGGTCACCGCGATCGACATGGTCGCCGAGGCACTGCAGGACCGCATCCCGCTGGTCGCCGACGGCGGCATCCGCTATTCGGGCGACATCGGCAAGGCGATCGCCGCCGGTGCATCGAGCGTGATGATCGGCGGCCTGTTTGCCGGCACCGAGGAGGCGCCGGGCGAGGTCGAGTTGTTCCAGGGCCGCAGCTACAAGAGCTACCGCGGCATGGGCAGCCTGGGTGCGATGGAGAAGGGGTCGAAGGATCGCTACTTCCAGGACGCATCGGACGCCGACAAGCTCGTCCCCGAAGGCATCGAAGGCCGTGTGCCGTATCGCGGCCCGCTCGGCAATGTCGTCCACCAGCTCGCCGGCGGCCTGCGCGCCACGATGGGCTACGTCGGCTGCGCAACCATCGAGGAGATGCGCAAGAAGCCCAGTTTCGTGCGCGTGACCAACGCCGGCAGCCGCGAAAGCCATGTCCACGACGTGCAGATCACGAAAGAGCCGCCGAACTATCGGGCCGGCTGA
- the folD gene encoding bifunctional methylenetetrahydrofolate dehydrogenase/methenyltetrahydrofolate cyclohydrolase FolD yields MTDHAAARSAPEQTGKARILDGKRIAEDLLDSLKAQVDARVAAGKSRPGLAVVLVGNDPASAVYVRNKRRAAEKVGIRAIDFDLPAGASDEQLLALIDQLNADPDVHGILVQLPLPDRRDPTALIHRISPAKDVDGFHPENVGHLALRQFGLRPCTPRGITTLLAYTDRPVRGQSATIVGVSNHVGRPMALELLIAGCTVTSCHKFTPPDVLEASVRNADILVVAVGRPGLVPGEWVKPGAVVIDVGINRLEDGRLVGDVGFDEAARRASWITPVPGGVGPMTVATLMQNTLEAAEAAG; encoded by the coding sequence ATGACCGATCACGCCGCCGCCCGATCCGCCCCCGAGCAGACCGGAAAAGCAAGGATCCTCGATGGCAAGCGTATCGCCGAGGACCTGCTCGACTCCCTCAAGGCACAGGTGGACGCGCGGGTCGCGGCCGGCAAGTCCCGCCCGGGATTGGCGGTGGTGCTGGTGGGCAACGACCCGGCTTCGGCGGTCTATGTGCGCAACAAGCGCCGGGCGGCCGAGAAGGTCGGCATCCGTGCGATCGACTTCGACCTGCCGGCCGGCGCCAGCGACGAGCAGCTGCTGGCTCTGATCGACCAGCTGAATGCCGATCCCGACGTCCACGGCATCCTGGTCCAGTTGCCGCTGCCGGATCGCCGCGACCCGACCGCACTGATCCATCGGATCAGTCCAGCCAAGGATGTCGACGGCTTCCACCCCGAGAACGTCGGCCATCTGGCCCTGCGCCAGTTCGGCCTGCGGCCGTGCACGCCGCGCGGCATCACCACGTTGCTGGCCTATACCGACCGTCCGGTACGCGGGCAGAGCGCGACGATCGTGGGCGTCTCCAACCATGTTGGCCGGCCGATGGCGCTGGAGTTGCTGATCGCCGGCTGCACGGTGACCAGCTGTCACAAGTTCACCCCGCCGGACGTACTGGAAGCCTCGGTCCGCAACGCCGACATTCTGGTGGTGGCGGTGGGCCGCCCGGGCCTGGTCCCGGGCGAGTGGGTCAAGCCGGGCGCGGTGGTCATCGACGTCGGCATCAACCGGCTCGAGGACGGCCGCCTGGTCGGCGACGTCGGTTTCGACGAGGCGGCGCGGCGGGCCAGCTGGATCACCCCGGTGCCGGGCGGGGTCGGGCCGATGACGGTCGCCACGTTGATGCAGAACACGCTGGAGGCAGCCGAAGCCGCCGGATAG
- a CDS encoding DUF1244 domain-containing protein: protein MNEIDHETLHLEAAVFRRLRDHLLKERPDVQNIDLMILAGFCRNCLSDWYREAAETRGITMTKDEAREIVYGMPFAEWKAEHQKDATPEQLAAFEAARKAHG, encoded by the coding sequence ATGAACGAGATCGACCACGAAACCCTACACCTCGAAGCCGCTGTGTTCCGCCGCCTGCGCGACCACCTGCTGAAAGAACGCCCCGACGTGCAGAACATCGACCTGATGATCCTCGCCGGCTTCTGCCGCAACTGCCTGTCGGATTGGTACCGCGAGGCCGCCGAGACGCGCGGAATCACGATGACGAAGGACGAGGCCCGCGAGATCGTCTACGGCATGCCGTTCGCCGAATGGAAGGCGGAGCACCAGAAGGACGCCACGCCCGAGCAGCTGGCCGCGTTCGAGGCCGCACGCAAGGCCCACGGCTGA
- a CDS encoding alpha/beta hydrolase, with protein sequence MPGPVRALLTIAGLLLLAWLGLCTLMFMRQRDFVYFPAATRVEAGQTDFAFDNEGITLRGWVVNPGQPRALLYFGGNAEAIQHNREAFARWFPDHTVYLVAYRGYGASQGQPGEVPLSSDAVALHDHVSGQHKGIDVVGRSLGSGVAAHLASQRPVGRLALVTPFDSLAGVGQHHYPWLPVRLLARDRYDSATRLTAFEGPVLVIQAGRDRVIPASSTRRLIDALPAARSEVVMVPEAGHNDIDMYPSYGEALAAFMRGGSDGRGHGDGGDASAGQRGTPPPTTQ encoded by the coding sequence ATGCCCGGTCCGGTGCGTGCATTGCTGACCATCGCCGGCCTGCTCCTGCTGGCGTGGCTGGGCTTGTGTACGTTGATGTTCATGCGCCAGCGCGACTTCGTGTACTTCCCGGCCGCGACCCGGGTGGAGGCCGGCCAGACCGACTTCGCTTTCGACAACGAGGGCATCACGCTGCGGGGCTGGGTGGTCAACCCGGGCCAGCCGCGTGCCCTGCTCTACTTCGGCGGCAATGCCGAGGCGATCCAGCACAACCGCGAGGCCTTCGCCCGTTGGTTTCCGGACCATACGGTGTACCTGGTGGCGTATCGCGGCTACGGTGCCAGCCAGGGCCAGCCCGGCGAAGTCCCGCTGTCTTCCGACGCGGTGGCGTTGCACGACCACGTGAGCGGACAGCACAAGGGGATCGACGTGGTCGGGCGCAGCCTCGGCAGCGGCGTCGCCGCTCACCTGGCCTCGCAGCGCCCGGTCGGGCGTCTGGCGCTGGTCACGCCGTTCGACAGTCTGGCCGGCGTCGGGCAGCACCACTATCCCTGGTTACCGGTGCGCTTGCTGGCGCGCGATCGTTACGATTCGGCCACCCGTCTGACGGCTTTCGAGGGACCGGTGCTGGTCATCCAGGCCGGACGCGACCGGGTGATCCCGGCTTCGAGCACCCGACGCCTGATCGATGCGCTGCCGGCTGCCCGTTCGGAAGTGGTGATGGTGCCCGAGGCCGGCCATAACGATATCGATATGTATCCGTCCTATGGCGAGGCGTTGGCGGCATTCATGCGAGGCGGAAGCGATGGCCGGGGTCATGGCGACGGCGGCGATGCATCCGCAGGGCAGCGCGGAACTCCACCGCCGACCACGCAGTAG
- a CDS encoding DUF2272 domain-containing protein, producing the protein MRERGLVWLLAMIVGPLAWIGTATAGGCDGADPLQARDLPSRIAAVACRESRLWYEPFIDIDGRLVSFTVAEMETDRLSDGVTPAWKRVVDYWRGSGLLGAVAQRPGASTCEYATNDSYASPNCRGFLIDTPWSAAFVSYVMVQSGVPGFRPSPSHVDFVRDAWRNPESSPFTLVDPAATPPANGDLLCMVRTRAGLEGLSGLVAWLGSNPGAALPMHCDVVVDANGSGNGRAYLVGGNVLQGVTLRMLPVNRAGRFWNLPQARNTGCRPGNPQACSFNNQNWVALLKLKPGLSMLAQPPTPALQETQECCVYCVVGGGVPRCPADASPPSP; encoded by the coding sequence ATGAGGGAGCGGGGCCTGGTCTGGCTGTTGGCAATGATCGTCGGACCGCTGGCATGGATCGGGACGGCGACTGCCGGAGGCTGCGACGGCGCCGACCCGCTGCAGGCCAGAGACCTTCCTTCCCGCATCGCTGCCGTGGCCTGCCGGGAAAGCCGCCTCTGGTACGAGCCCTTCATCGACATCGATGGGCGCCTGGTCAGCTTTACCGTGGCCGAGATGGAGACCGACCGCCTCAGCGATGGCGTCACCCCAGCCTGGAAGAGGGTGGTCGACTACTGGCGCGGCAGCGGCCTGCTGGGCGCGGTTGCGCAGCGGCCCGGTGCAAGCACCTGCGAGTACGCCACCAATGACAGCTACGCCTCTCCCAACTGCCGCGGCTTCCTGATCGACACGCCATGGTCGGCGGCGTTCGTCTCCTACGTGATGGTGCAGTCGGGGGTGCCTGGTTTCAGGCCGTCGCCGAGCCATGTCGATTTCGTACGCGACGCCTGGCGCAATCCCGAAAGCAGCCCTTTCACTCTGGTCGACCCGGCTGCCACTCCGCCCGCGAACGGCGATCTGTTGTGCATGGTCCGCACCCGGGCCGGGCTGGAGGGCCTGTCCGGATTGGTGGCCTGGCTGGGATCGAACCCCGGCGCTGCATTGCCGATGCATTGCGATGTCGTCGTCGATGCCAACGGCAGCGGCAACGGCCGCGCCTACCTGGTCGGTGGCAATGTCCTCCAGGGCGTGACCCTGCGCATGCTGCCGGTCAATCGCGCCGGACGCTTCTGGAACCTGCCACAAGCACGCAATACCGGCTGTCGTCCTGGCAATCCCCAGGCCTGCAGTTTCAACAACCAGAACTGGGTGGCCCTGCTCAAGCTCAAGCCGGGGCTGTCGATGCTGGCGCAGCCGCCGACTCCGGCCCTTCAGGAGACGCAGGAATGCTGCGTCTACTGCGTGGTCGGCGGTGGAGTTCCGCGCTGCCCTGCGGATGCATCGCCGCCGTCGCCATGA
- the chrA gene encoding chromate efflux transporter produces the protein MSETPAILPGPAQGSGSATREIPFREAVRVWARIALLSFGGPAGQIAMMHRILVEEKRWLGENRFLHALNYCMLLPGPEAQQLAVYIGWLMHRTRGGLVAGTLFVLPGIIAIMALSWIYAIFGNASVVQSLFFGLKAAVLAIVLEAVIRVGRRALKNSVMVGIAAMAFIALFAFQLPFPLVVLTAAALGYVGARAGLAAFLGGNGHGKVGDHQVADVDTVLGENVPAHARPPLAWSLKIGGTFLLLWLVPVLGLLLWLGPGNVFADIAVFFSKMAVVTFGGAYAVLAYVAQQAVEGYGWLQPGEMLDGLGMAETTPGPLIMVTQFVGFIGAFRAPGPLHPLLAGTLGGLLTTWVTFTPCFLWIFLGAPFVETLRSNKALSAALAAITAAVVGVILNLALWFAMHVLFGEVRVMQGLGMTINVPVLATASIPALLLAFAAMLAVFRFKAGILPLLAACSLAGILYGLL, from the coding sequence ATGAGCGAGACACCTGCGATCCTGCCCGGTCCAGCCCAGGGATCCGGTTCTGCCACACGTGAAATCCCTTTCCGGGAAGCGGTCCGGGTCTGGGCACGCATCGCACTGCTGAGCTTCGGCGGCCCCGCCGGGCAGATCGCGATGATGCATCGCATCCTCGTCGAGGAGAAACGCTGGCTTGGCGAAAACCGGTTCCTGCATGCGCTCAACTACTGCATGCTGCTGCCCGGCCCCGAAGCCCAGCAGCTTGCCGTCTACATCGGCTGGCTCATGCACAGGACCCGGGGCGGGCTCGTCGCCGGCACGCTGTTCGTCCTGCCCGGGATCATCGCGATCATGGCGCTGAGCTGGATCTACGCAATCTTTGGCAATGCCAGCGTGGTCCAGTCGCTGTTCTTCGGCCTCAAGGCCGCCGTGCTCGCCATCGTGCTTGAGGCCGTGATCCGGGTCGGCCGGCGGGCATTGAAGAACAGTGTGATGGTGGGGATCGCCGCGATGGCCTTCATCGCGCTGTTCGCCTTCCAGCTTCCGTTCCCGCTGGTCGTTCTTACCGCCGCGGCGCTGGGTTATGTCGGTGCCCGTGCCGGGCTGGCGGCGTTCCTGGGCGGAAACGGCCACGGCAAGGTCGGCGACCACCAGGTTGCCGACGTGGACACGGTGCTGGGCGAGAACGTCCCTGCCCATGCACGGCCGCCGCTGGCCTGGTCGCTGAAGATCGGCGGCACGTTCCTGCTGCTGTGGCTGGTGCCCGTGCTTGGCCTGTTGCTGTGGCTCGGCCCTGGCAACGTGTTCGCCGATATCGCGGTGTTCTTCTCCAAGATGGCGGTGGTCACCTTCGGCGGTGCCTATGCCGTGCTCGCCTATGTCGCGCAGCAGGCCGTCGAGGGCTATGGCTGGCTGCAGCCGGGCGAAATGCTGGACGGCCTCGGCATGGCGGAAACCACGCCCGGGCCGCTGATCATGGTCACCCAGTTCGTCGGCTTCATCGGTGCGTTCCGCGCCCCCGGCCCGCTCCATCCGCTTCTGGCCGGCACGCTCGGTGGTCTGCTGACCACCTGGGTGACCTTCACCCCCTGCTTCCTGTGGATCTTCCTCGGCGCCCCTTTCGTCGAAACGTTGCGCAGCAACAAGGCCCTGTCGGCCGCGTTGGCCGCGATCACGGCGGCCGTGGTCGGGGTGATCCTGAACCTGGCGCTCTGGTTCGCCATGCACGTCCTGTTTGGCGAGGTGCGGGTGATGCAGGGGCTCGGGATGACGATCAACGTGCCGGTACTCGCCACCGCCAGCATCCCTGCCCTCCTCCTTGCATTCGCCGCGATGCTCGCGGTGTTCCGCTTCAAGGCCGGCATCCTGCCGTTGCTCGCCGCCTGCTCGTTGGCCGGGATTCTTTACGGATTGCTCTGA
- the moeB gene encoding molybdopterin-synthase adenylyltransferase MoeB gives MDIERIPPAEALRRQRDGGVLIDVRAAHERATGFAEGARGITKDELEADPAAALPDRDVPVMLICQMGGRSLKAAEALCAAGYVRVASVEGGTERWIADGLPTERPAGDHDFYDRYSRHLRLPEVGEVGQKRLQEARIAMVGAGGLGSPAAYYLAAAGIGTLVLADDDVVDRSNLQRQILHTDDRVGVAKVESARIALSALNPRVDIQAFPERITAANVERLIADADVVIDGADNFPARYLLNDACVKLGKPLVYGAVHRFEGQVSVFDAGRLRGEAPCYRCLFPEPPPPEAAPNCAEAGVLGVLPGVIGLLQATEAIKLILDLGEPLRGRLLHFDALSMRFRETRLGPDPDCLVCAPGRDFPGYIDYARFCSAQSNP, from the coding sequence ATGGACATCGAACGCATTCCCCCGGCCGAAGCCCTGCGCCGCCAACGCGACGGTGGCGTTCTGATCGACGTACGCGCGGCGCACGAGCGTGCGACCGGATTCGCCGAGGGCGCGCGCGGCATCACGAAGGATGAACTCGAGGCCGATCCCGCCGCCGCGCTGCCCGACCGCGACGTACCCGTGATGCTGATCTGCCAGATGGGCGGCCGCTCGCTGAAGGCGGCCGAAGCGTTGTGCGCGGCCGGCTACGTACGGGTGGCCTCGGTCGAGGGCGGCACCGAGCGCTGGATCGCCGACGGTCTGCCGACCGAGCGCCCCGCAGGCGACCATGACTTCTACGACCGTTACTCCCGCCATCTGCGCCTGCCCGAGGTCGGCGAGGTCGGGCAGAAGCGGCTGCAGGAAGCGCGCATCGCGATGGTCGGTGCCGGTGGGCTCGGCTCGCCGGCCGCCTACTACCTGGCCGCGGCCGGCATCGGCACCCTGGTGCTGGCCGACGACGACGTGGTCGACCGCAGCAACCTGCAACGACAGATCCTGCATACCGACGACCGGGTCGGCGTGGCCAAGGTCGAGTCGGCACGCATCGCACTGTCGGCGCTCAACCCGAGGGTGGACATCCAGGCCTTCCCGGAGCGCATCACCGCCGCCAACGTCGAGCGCCTGATCGCCGATGCCGACGTGGTCATCGACGGCGCCGACAACTTCCCCGCACGCTACCTGCTCAACGATGCCTGCGTGAAGCTCGGCAAGCCACTGGTCTATGGCGCGGTGCATCGCTTCGAGGGCCAGGTGAGCGTGTTCGACGCCGGCCGCCTGCGCGGCGAGGCGCCGTGCTACCGCTGCCTGTTCCCCGAACCGCCACCACCCGAGGCCGCGCCCAACTGCGCCGAGGCCGGCGTGCTCGGTGTCCTGCCCGGGGTGATCGGGCTGCTGCAGGCGACCGAGGCGATCAAGCTGATCCTCGACCTGGGAGAGCCGTTGCGCGGGAGGCTGCTGCACTTCGATGCGTTGTCGATGCGCTTCCGCGAGACCCGGCTGGGCCCGGACCCGGACTGCTTGGTCTGCGCGCCGGGCCGGGATTTTCCGGGCTACATCGACTACGCCCGCTTCTGCTCCGCTCAGAGCAATCCGTAA
- a CDS encoding molybdopterin molybdotransferase MoeA has translation MSEFPTGVLFDDALAIVREVARRHRLDTEIVPLSRAHGRVLSEEVIAPLSLPPFDNSAMDGFALRHADLQGDETALQLAGEQFAGIATGQAVGPGECLRITTGAPMPSGTDTVVIRENARVEGDRVAVPGHTPAGANVRRAGEDVREGDTVLHAGEVLTPARVSLAASLGLATLPVSRRPTVAVFTSGDELVEPGMPLAPGQIYDSNRELLMGLLRAEGLEPTAWPRLPDDPRAVEIALRDAGCAFDLVITCGAVSAGEKDHIPAVLQRFGEVHFWKVRIKPGMPVLFGSLDQSRFLGLPGNPVSVLATWLALGRVLADGLQGRTEPRPVLRARLAAPIDKPHARREFMRARLECGEDGGLSAVPNPATGSHRLRAAADSNALIVIPDGPQTLAAGTVVEVLQL, from the coding sequence ATGAGTGAATTCCCGACCGGCGTCCTGTTTGACGATGCCCTTGCGATCGTCCGCGAGGTCGCACGGCGGCATCGACTGGACACTGAAATCGTGCCGCTGTCGCGCGCGCACGGCCGCGTGCTTTCCGAAGAGGTGATCGCGCCGCTGTCGCTGCCACCGTTCGACAACAGCGCGATGGACGGCTTCGCTCTGCGCCATGCCGATCTGCAGGGCGACGAGACTGCGCTGCAGCTGGCCGGTGAGCAGTTCGCCGGCATCGCAACGGGGCAGGCCGTCGGCCCCGGCGAATGCCTGCGGATCACCACAGGTGCGCCGATGCCGTCAGGCACCGATACCGTCGTGATCAGGGAGAACGCGCGGGTCGAGGGCGACCGTGTGGCCGTCCCCGGCCATACCCCGGCGGGCGCCAACGTCCGCCGCGCCGGAGAGGACGTACGCGAGGGCGACACCGTGCTGCATGCAGGCGAAGTGCTGACCCCGGCTCGGGTTTCGCTGGCCGCCTCGCTCGGGCTGGCGACGCTGCCCGTCTCGCGGCGCCCGACCGTGGCCGTGTTCACCAGCGGCGACGAGCTGGTCGAACCCGGCATGCCGTTGGCGCCGGGACAGATCTACGACAGCAACCGCGAACTGCTGATGGGCCTGTTGCGTGCCGAAGGCCTTGAGCCGACCGCCTGGCCGCGTCTGCCCGATGATCCGCGCGCGGTCGAGATCGCCTTGCGCGACGCGGGTTGCGCCTTCGATCTGGTCATCACCTGCGGCGCGGTATCGGCGGGCGAGAAGGACCATATCCCGGCCGTGCTGCAGCGGTTTGGCGAGGTGCATTTCTGGAAGGTGCGGATCAAGCCGGGCATGCCGGTGCTGTTCGGCAGCCTCGACCAGAGCCGGTTTCTCGGCCTGCCGGGCAATCCAGTATCGGTGCTCGCGACCTGGCTGGCGCTGGGCAGGGTACTGGCCGATGGCCTGCAGGGGAGGACTGAACCGCGCCCGGTGCTGCGCGCACGGTTGGCGGCGCCGATCGACAAACCCCATGCCCGCCGGGAATTCATGCGTGCGCGGCTCGAATGCGGCGAGGACGGCGGTCTGTCGGCGGTGCCGAACCCGGCCACCGGCTCGCACCGACTGCGTGCCGCGGCGGATTCCAACGCCCTGATCGTGATTCCCGACGGGCCGCAGACGTTGGCCGCCGGCACGGTGGTCGAGGTGCTGCAGCTGTAG
- the mobA gene encoding molybdenum cofactor guanylyltransferase has translation MSTTDVAKLETAGLRYSGRVHSDTMKPPESSTSRPTLGILAGGRASRLAGRDKAWLERDGVPQVVRWQRRFADEVAAVLVSANITLSNSRSSNSALSNSMLDRYRQAGLDAVADRHDGDLGPLAGLDALAAACRTPWLLTIPVDLVGVNECLLPTLESMGTANGAFAVDDDGPQPLVALWRVEALRPLVADAIREGDFAVHRLQLRLGMAAVRLEGVRFGNLNTPEDLAAAGIDHE, from the coding sequence GTGTCGACGACCGACGTCGCAAAGCTTGAGACTGCAGGCCTGCGATACAGTGGCCGCGTACACTCCGACACGATGAAGCCGCCTGAATCATCCACATCCCGTCCCACGCTCGGCATCCTCGCCGGCGGTCGGGCAAGCCGGCTCGCTGGCCGCGACAAGGCCTGGCTCGAACGCGATGGCGTGCCACAGGTCGTGCGCTGGCAGCGGCGATTCGCCGACGAAGTCGCCGCGGTACTGGTCAGTGCCAACATCACGCTGTCGAACAGCAGGTCGTCGAACAGCGCGCTATCGAACAGCATGCTCGACCGCTACCGCCAGGCCGGCCTGGATGCCGTAGCCGACCGTCACGATGGCGACCTCGGCCCGCTGGCCGGACTCGATGCCCTGGCCGCCGCCTGCAGGACCCCGTGGCTGCTGACGATCCCGGTCGACCTGGTCGGCGTCAATGAATGCCTGTTGCCCACGCTGGAGAGCATGGGCACCGCCAACGGCGCCTTCGCGGTCGACGACGACGGTCCACAGCCGCTGGTCGCGCTGTGGCGGGTCGAGGCATTGCGACCGCTGGTGGCCGATGCCATCAGGGAAGGCGACTTCGCGGTGCATCGTCTGCAGCTCCGCCTGGGCATGGCCGCGGTTCGGCTCGAGGGCGTACGCTTCGGCAACCTCAACACACCTGAAGACCTGGCCGCGGCTGGCATCGACCATGAGTGA